A window from Populus trichocarpa isolate Nisqually-1 chromosome 3, P.trichocarpa_v4.1, whole genome shotgun sequence encodes these proteins:
- the LOC127903917 gene encoding disease resistance response protein 206-like: MPCFFPLEIISRKKMRTSGFVAIFFMIFLSVSSAYPGWKKQYKPCKQLVLYFHDIIYNGQNAANATAAIVAAPEGANLTILAGQFHFGNIAVFDDPITLDNNLQSPPVGRAQGMYIYDTKNTFTAWLGFTFVLNSTKHQGTINFIGADPIMVKSRDISVVGGTGDFFMHRGIATIMTDSFEGDVYFRLRVDVKFYECW; this comes from the coding sequence ATGCCCTGCTTCTTTCCTCTTGAGATCATCtctagaaagaaaatgagaactTCGGGCTTCGTtgctattttcttcatgatATTCCTTTCTGTATCCTCAGCCTATCCAGGCTGGAAGAAGCAGTACAAACCATGCAAGCAATTAGTCCTCTACTTCCATGACATTATTTACAATGGCCAGAATGCTGCTAATGCTACAGCAGCAATTGTGGCAGCACCAGAAGGTGCTAACCTAACCATCTTAGCAGGGCAGTTCCATTTTGGCAACATTGCAGTTTTTGATGATCCCATCACTCTTGATAACAATCTTCAATCTCCACCAGTTGGTAGGGCACAAGGCATGTATATCTATGACACCAAAAACACCTTCACTGCTTGGTTAGGCTTTACATTTGTTCTTAATAGCACAAAACACCAAGGGACGATAAATTTCATTGGAGCCGACCCAATTATGGTGAAGAGTAGAGATATATCAGTAGTTGGAGGCACTGGAGATTTTTTCATGCACAGAGGAATTGCAACGATAATGACTGATTCATTTGAAGGTGATGTGTATTTCAGGCTCCGCGTCGATGTCAAATTCTATGAATGCTGGTAA
- the LOC7458216 gene encoding cation/H(+) antiporter 18, which produces MAALNATGTLSCPKPMKATSNGVFQGDNPLDYALPLAILQICLVVLLTRILAFLLRPLRQPRVIAEIVGGILLGPSALGRNKHYLDKVFPAKSLPVLDTLANLGLLFFLFLIGLELDLKSLRRTGKKALGIAAAGIGLPFLLGIGTSFALRGTISKGADKAPFLVFMGVALSITAFPVLARILAELKLLTTDVGRMAMSAAAVNDVAAWILLALAIALSGTGHSALVSLWVFLCGSGFVLCCVFIIPPIFKWMANRCPEGEPVDEIYVCATLTAVLAAGFVTDSIGIHALFGAFVVGVLIPKEGAFAGALVEKVEDIVSGLFLPLYFVSSGLKTNVATIQGLQSWGLLVLVITTACFGKIVGTVGVSLLCRMPFQEAVAMGFLMNTKGLVELIVLNIGKDRKVLNDETFSIMVLMAIFTTFITTPLVMAVYKPAKRASRADYKIRKIERNDPNTQLRILACFHSTRDVPTMINLIEASRGTDRRERLCVYAMHLMELTERSSAILMVHKVRKNGLPFWNKLQQSGNNQVVVAFEAFRQLSRVSIKPTTAISQMYDMHEDICESAERKRAAAIILPFHKHQRLDGTFETTRTDFRWVNMRVLENARCSVGILVDRGLGGGTHVPASNVSYSVTVLFFGGRDDREALAYGARMAEHPGISLSVIRFTASHEIVGEIVRVDINDNHNVSMESTDDEFIAEFKKKISNDSSVKYEERIVNNAAETVEAAKDFSRCNLFLVGRVPQGPVVASLNVKVECPELGPVGHLLISPDFTTLASVLVMQQHASPGSVVGSTRVTEMPAEDSETQYN; this is translated from the exons ATGGCGGCCTTGAATGCCACCGGAACGTTGTCATGTCCTAAACCAATGAAAGCTACATCTAATGGTGTGTTTCAAGGAGATAATCCTCTTGACTATGCATTGCCTCTGGCTATCCTCCAAATATGTCTTGTTGTCTTGCTCACTCGTATTCTAGCTTTTCTTCTAAGGCCTTTACGCCAGCCGCGTGTAATCGCCGAGATTGTT ggaGGGATACTACTCGGTCCATCAGCTCTGGGTCGAAACAAGCATTATCTGGATAAAGTTTTCCCAGCAAAAAGCCTCCCGGTGTTGGATACTTTAGCAAATCTTGGTCTGCTTTTCTTCCTGTTCTTGATAGGCCTTGAGTTGGACCTGAAGTCCCTTCGTCGGACAGGAAAAAAAGCTTTAGGCATTGCTGCTGCGGGGATTGGCTTACCCTTTTTATTAGGAATTGGAACATCATTTGCCCTCCGTGGAACTATCAGCAAAGGAGCAGATAAAGCTCCATTCCTTGTCTTCATGGGGGTGGCCCTTTCTATCACTGCTTTCCCTGTCTTGGCTCGTATTTTGGCCGAACTTAAGCTTTTAACAACTGATGTTGGTCGAATGGCAATGTCAGCAGCAGCAGTCAATGATGTGGCTGCATGGATACTTCTTGCTCTTGCTATTGCCCTGTCTGGAACTGGCCATTCTGCCCTTGTATCTTTATGGGTATTTTTGTGTGGGTCAGGATTTGTTCTTTGTTGCGTATTCATTATCCCTCCTATCTTTAAATGGATGGCAAATCGCTGCCCTGAAGGTGAGCCAGTGGATGAAATATATGTATGTGCTACTTTAACTGCTGTTTTAGCTGCTGGATTTGTCACCGATTCAATTGGAATACATGCTCTCTTTGGTGCATTTGTTGTTGGAGTTCTTATCCCAAAAGAAGGAGCATTTGCTGGTGCTCTTGTTGAAAAAGTTGAAGATATTGTATCTGGTCTCTTTCTCCCATTGTACTTTGTCTCAAGCGGATTAAAGACCAATGTAGCCACAATTCAAGGGCTTCAGTCCTGGGGTTTACTGGTTTTGGTCATAACTACAGCCTGTTTTGGGAAAATTGTTGGCACTGTAGGTGTCTCTCTTCTTTGCCGAATGCCTTTTCAGGAAGCTGTAGCTATGGGGTTCCTAATGAACACTAAAGGCCTGGTGGAGTTAATTGTCCTGAACATTGGTAAAGATAGGAAG GTTTTGAACGATGAAACATTTTCCATCATGGTTCTGATGGCCATTTTCACAACTTTTATCACAACACCTTTAGTTATGGCAGTATACAAGCCGGCTAAACGAGCGAGTAGGGCTGACTACAAAATCAGGAAAATTGAGAGAAATGACCCCAATACTCAGCTCAGGATTTTGGCCTGTTTCCATTCAACAAGGGACGTTCCCACAATGATTAATCTCATTGAGGCTTCGCGTGGGACTGACAGGAGGGAACGACTATGTGTCTATGCCATGCACCTCATGGAGCTCACTGAGAGGTCATCCGCAATACTTATGGTACACAAGGTGAGAAAGAATGGGCTACCGTTTTGGAATAAGTTGCAGCAGTCTGGTAATAATCAAGTAGTTGTTGCTTTTGAGGCTTTCCGGCAGCTGAGCCGTGTGTCTATAAAGCCAACAACTGCAATCTCACAAATGTATGACATGCATGAAGACATCTGTGAGAGTGCTGAACGGAAAAGGGCAGCGGCTATAATCCTCCCATTCCACAAGCACCAGAGGCTGGATGGGACGTTTGAGACAACTCGGACTGATTTTCGTTGGGTTAATATGAGGGTTCTTGAGAATGCGCGGTGCTCAGTTGGTATCTTGGTGGATCGTGGGCTTGGTGGAGGCACACATGTCCCTGCAAGCAATGTCTCCTATTCTGTAACTGTTCTATTCTTTGGGGGCCGTGATGATCGTGAAGCCCTTGCTTATGGTGCGAGAATGGCCGAGCACCCTGGTATCAGTTTATCTGTTATTCGTTTCACCGCAAGCCATGAGATTGTCGGAGAAATTGTCAGAGTTGATATAAATGACAACCACAATGTTTCGATGGAATCAACTGATGATGAATTTATAGCCGAGTTCAAGAAGAAAATTTCAAATGACAGCTCGGTCAAATATGAAGAGAGAATAGTGAACAATGCTGCGGAAACTGTGGAAGCTGCTAAGGATTTTAGTCGCTGCAATCTGTTTCTTGTTGGCCGAGTGCCTCAGGGCCCTGTAGTTGCATCTTTGAATGTAAAGGTAGAGTGTCCTGAACTGGGGCCTGTGGGACATCTTTTGATTTCTCCTGATTTCACAACTTTAGCATCAGTCTTGGTGATGCAGCAGCATGCTAGCCCAGGATCAGTAGTTGGTTCAACAAGGGTTACAGAGATGCCTGCGGAAGATTCAGAAACTCAATACAATTGA
- the LOC7458217 gene encoding uncharacterized protein At5g41620: MRGKSGEREAEKEERLREKLKRGVLVGKRVGPFSCTPVRLWKPLPTAHVSIIDNASTNSHPEEQEEPPLLLFNNSNTVVVSARKLAAALWEFNHYLPSLSKMHRGVHINNGGGDSRLRRHEKRHHFLKDKGLDLSHFLADPTPTSPDQPESAGSLRRHIASSLIQHHRSIERSNRALQPVSPASYGSSMEVAPYNPAVTPSSSLDFKGRIGESHYSLKTSTELLKVLNRIWSLEEQHASNMSLIKALKTELDRARVRIKELLRDQQAERHEVDDIMKQIAEDKLARKSKEQDRLHAAIQSLRDELEDERKLRKRSESLRRKLARELSEVKSSFSNALKDMERERKSRKLLEDLCDEFAKGIKDYEHEVHALNKKSDRDWVGRDDGDHLILHISETWLDERMQMRLEEAQHGFSENNSIVDKLGFEIETFLKTKGMGNFKCRERRNSMESVPLNEVVSAPQDVGDEEDSTGSDSHCFELNKPSNGDFHLHKDEAVAGHTEEMDKSALTKKKLASLERTRGQNPANLQVKFEEHMAQAMTYNGNKKSQVMDLEEVKTGEGNPLHPTEVSISWRSENCEATEGGSLERKSKPEEIHGSNSNYVIDNSIKSHISSSEAVNLHLENDAGEASCSYPPRRNASPVRRWMSKLTTSDLDISEPSTKQPTNLKENTLKAKLLEARSKGSRSRLKIFKGSS; encoded by the exons atgagagGGAAAAGTGGAGAAAGGGAAGCAGAAAAGGAGGAAAGGTTGAGGGAAAAGTTGAAGAGAGGTGTCCTGGTAGGGAAAAGAGTGGGCCCTTTTTCTTGCACTCCAGTTAGACTTTGGAAACCTTTACCTACTGCGCATGTTAGCATCATTGATAACGCTAGTACCAATAGTCATCCAGAGGAGCAGGAGGAGCCTCCTCTTCTGCTTTTTAACAACAGCAATACTGTTGTTGTTTCTGCTAGAAAGCTTGCTGCTGCACTCTGGGAGTTTAACCATTACTTGCCTAGTCTCTCTAAAATGCACAGGGGCGTGCATATtaataatggtggtggtgattcTAGGTTGCGCCGCCACGAAAAGCGCCATCATTTTCTTAAGGACAAGGGACTTGACCTCTCTCATTTCTTGGCTGACCCTACTCCTACCTCTCCTGATCAG CCAGAAAGTGCAGGCAGTTTGAGGAGACATATTGCTTCATCTCTGATTCAACATCATCGATCAATTGAAAGAAGTAACCGTGCTCTACAACCTGTATCTCCAGCAAGTTATGGTAGTTCTATGGAG GTGGCACCTTATAACCCTGCAGTCACTCCTTCCAGCTCGTTGGATTTCAAAGGAAGGATTGGTGAGTCACATTATAGTCTCAAAACATCCACAGAACTACTAAAAGTACTGAATAGAATATGGAGCCTCGAAGAACAGCATGCTTCTAATATGTCGTTGATAAAAGCATTGAAAACGGAGCTAGACCGTGCCCGTGTCAGGATCAAAGAACTACTTCGGGATCAGCAAGCAGAACGGCATGAGGTGGATGATATAATGAAGCAAATTGCTGAAGATAAACTAGCTCGGAAGAGTAAGGAGCAGGATCGTTTGCATGCTGCTATTCAGTCTCTTAGGGATGAGCTGGAAGATGAGAGGAAGTTAAGGAAACGATCAGAGAGCCTACGCAGGAAATTAGCTCGAGAGCTTTCTGAGGTGAAATCCTCTTTTTCTAATGCTTTAAAAGAtatggaaagagagagaaaatctaGAAAGTTGTTGGAAGACCTCTGCGATGAGTTTGCTAAGGGAATAAAAGACTATGAACATGAAGTGCATgctctaaataaaaaatctgacAGGGATTGGGTTGGAAGGGATGATGGTGATCATTTGATTCTCCATATATCTGAAACATGGCTTGATGAGCGGATGCAGATGAGGCTAGAAGAAGCACAGCATGGTTTTTCTGAAAACAACTCAATAGTGGACAAATTGGGTTTTGAAAtagagacattccttaaaactAAAGGAATGGGTAATTTTAAGTGCAGGGAACGGCGCAATTCAATGGAATCTGTCCCTCTGAATGAGGTTGTAAGTGCTCCACAAGATGTGGGAGATGAAGAGGATTCAACAGGCAGTGATTCACATTGTTTTGAGCTTAACAAACCAAGCAATGGCGACTTTCACTTGCACAAAGATGAAGCTGTAGCTGGTCATACTGAAGAAATGGACAAATCCGctctaacaaagaaaaagctTGCATCTCTTGAAAGAACTAGAGGCCAAAATCCAGCCAACTTGCAAGTTAAATTTGAAGAGCATATGGCTCAGGCTATGACATACAACGGAAATAAGAAATCCCAGGTGATGGACCTGGAAGAGGTAAAAACGGGTGAAGGTAACCCCCTTCACCCCACCGAAGTGAGTATTTCTTGGAGGTCTGAAAACTGTGAGGCCACTGAAGGTGGCAGTCTGGAAAGAAAGAGCAAACCGGAAGAGATTCATGGCTCAAATTCGAATTATGTGATTGATAACTCGATAAAAAGTCATATCTCATCATCAGAAGCTGTTAATCTGCACCTTGAGAACGATGCTGGCGAGGCTTCTTGCAGCTACCCACCTCGGAGGAATGCTAGTCCAGTTCGACGGTGGATGTCAAAACTCACTACCTCAGATCTTGACATTTCCGAGCCTTCTACAAAACAGCCAACAAACTTGAAGGAAAATACATTGAAAGCGAAGCTTCTTGAAGCACGGTCGAAGGGGTCACGCTCTCGGTTAAAAATCTTCAAAGGTTCCTCTTAG
- the LOC7497816 gene encoding uncharacterized protein LOC7497816, whose translation MAGAASFRWILQLHKDVPKAARFYSEGLDFTVNVCTLRWAELQSGSLKLALMQSHNNHVVQKGYSSLLSFTVTDINTTVTKLMALGAELDGPIKYEIHGKVAAMRCIDGHMLGLYESA comes from the exons ATGGCAGGGGCGGCCTCTTTTAGGTGGATACTACAGCTTCATAAGGACGTGCCAAAAGCAGCTCGTTTCTACTCTGAAGGACTGGATTTCACCGTAAATGTGTGCACTCTTCGTTGGGCTGAACTTCAATCTGGATCTCTTAAGCTCGCTCTCATGCAATCCCACAA CAATCATGTTGTGCAGAAAGGGTATTCTTCTTTGCTGTCATTCACGGTAACTGACATCAACACGACAGTGACAAAACTCATGGCCTTAGGTGCTGAATTAGATGGCCCCATCAAGTATGAAATCCATGGAAAG GTTGCAGCAATGCGGTGTATAGATGGCCACATGTTGGGCCTCTATGAATCTGCATAA
- the LOC7497817 gene encoding uncharacterized protein LOC7497817: protein MLEMLEIGPCDNPYQMGFLTGQRFSNKIRSRLSTDLVLQNQLLPFAKTPESQALIKALTINNQKKFPKYWDELLGTAEGSGVPVLYMILINFRKEILPFLPKSTAANSNADTSLYNTPDDCSDVLVVSDSMAIAAHNEDANVALVGHTYIIKATLPNGLSFVGYTYAGELPSCAFGFNSNGLAFTLNSVPPSEAEIVAGGIGRNFISRDLLEATSIDDALSKIQSSEVSVGHSYNLINIGTRRILNVETASRNRVSVHEVGATPFFHANMYLHLQVEQVDDDNSKSRQERAAVLPKRSKDDFLSLLGDTDHNRYPIYMTGPTLYTLCTAMIDLDDKTLSIIEGNPKNGKVAYIFSMSSKELSHRKINQYH from the exons ATGTTGGAGATGCTAGAAATTGGACCCTGTGATAATCCCTACCAGATGGGGTTCTTAACAGGGCAGaggttttcaaataagattagaAGCAGGTTATCTACTGACCTCGTTCTTCAAAATCAGCTCCTTCCTTTTGCTAAAACACCAGAATCACAGGCACTGATTAAAGCACTCACCATTAACAACCAAAAGAAATTTCCAAAATACTGGGATGAGCTATTAGGGACTGCAGAAGGAAGTGGAGTGCCTGTTCTTTAT ATGATATTAATCAACTTCAGAAAGGAGATTCTTCCGTTTCTTCCAAAGAGTACTGCAGCAAATTCAAATGCAGACACCAGCCTTTACAACACGCCGGATGACTGTTCTGATGTTCTTGTTGTTAGTGATTCTATGGCCATTGCAGCACATAATGAAGATGCAAATGTTGCCCTAGTTGGCCACAC GTATATAATCAAGGCAACTTTGCCAAATGGGTTATCCTTTGTTGGCTACACATATGCAGGAGAGCTTCCAAGCTGTGCGTTTGGGTTCAACAGTAATGGACTG GCATTTACGCTAAACTCCGTGCCCCCATCTGAAGCTGAGATTGTCGCTGGTGGGATTGGACGGAACTTCATCTCACGAGACCTCCTGGAAGCAACAAGCATCGATGATGCGTTGAGT AAAATACAATCTTCAGAAGTTTCTGTAGGGCACAGTTATAATCTTATTAACATAGGAACGCGGAGGATTTTGAATGTTGAGACCGCATCAAGGAATCGAGTTTCTGTTCATGAAGTTGGGGCAACACCATTCTTCCATGCAAACATGTATCTCCACCTTCAAGTTGAGCAG GTCGATGATGATAACTCGAAGAGCAGGCAAGAAAGAGCAGCTGTGCTACCGAAAAGATCAAAAGATGATTTCCTGTCACTTCTTGGGGACACGGATCATAACAGATACCCAATTTACATGACAG GTCCAACACTGTACACTCTATGCACAGCTATGATTGATCTGGACGACAAAACACTATCAATTATTGAAGGAAATCCAAAGAATGGAAAAGTTGCCTACATTTTCTCCATGTCCTCAAAAGAGTTAAGTCACAGAAAGATCAACCAGTATCACTGA